A region from the Methanocaldococcus sp. genome encodes:
- a CDS encoding APC family permease has translation MEIKNKKLSLWEAVSMAVGVMIGASIFSIFGVGAKIAGNCLPETFMLSGFYALLVAYSYTKLGSKIVSNAGPIAYIHTAIGDNIITGALSILLWMSYVVSIALFAKGFAGYFLPLIGAPITKFNVSICEIGIVAFFTALNFFGSKTVGRAEFFIVLIKLLILGLFIFAGLMTLHISYLIPNISLSSIYGTIFASAIFFLSYMGFGVITNASEHIENPTKNVPRAIFISIFIVMCVYVGVAISAIGNLPIDELIKASENALAVAAKPFLGELGFLLISIGAIFSISSAMNATIYGGANVAYSLAKNGELPEYFERKVWFNSTEGLYITSALGLLFALLFNMEGVASIISAIFIIIYLFVIISHYILIDKVGGRKEIVIFSFIVVLSVFLILLYYQWINNKFAFYGIIVTLMGSLIFEIIYRKMTNRSFFNMKITSKI, from the coding sequence ATGGAAATAAAAAATAAAAAACTTAGTTTATGGGAAGCCGTATCTATGGCTGTTGGAGTTATGATTGGAGCAAGTATATTTTCTATATTTGGAGTAGGTGCTAAAATAGCAGGAAACTGTCTTCCAGAAACATTTATGTTATCTGGATTCTATGCTCTTTTAGTAGCATATTCTTATACAAAACTTGGATCTAAGATAGTTTCAAACGCTGGACCTATTGCATACATACATACGGCTATTGGAGATAATATAATAACTGGTGCTTTGAGTATTTTACTCTGGATGAGTTATGTTGTTTCAATAGCCTTATTTGCAAAGGGTTTTGCAGGTTATTTTTTACCTCTTATAGGAGCTCCAATAACTAAATTTAATGTATCTATTTGTGAAATTGGTATTGTAGCGTTTTTTACAGCATTAAACTTTTTTGGCTCCAAAACAGTTGGAAGGGCAGAGTTTTTTATAGTTTTAATAAAACTGTTAATATTAGGATTATTTATCTTTGCTGGATTGATGACTTTACATATATCCTATTTAATTCCTAACATTTCATTATCTTCAATATACGGAACAATATTTGCTTCTGCTATATTTTTCTTATCTTATATGGGTTTTGGTGTAATAACAAATGCTTCAGAGCATATTGAAAATCCTACAAAGAATGTTCCAAGGGCTATATTCATAAGTATATTTATAGTAATGTGCGTATATGTTGGAGTAGCCATTTCAGCGATAGGAAATTTACCAATAGATGAATTAATTAAGGCAAGTGAAAATGCTTTAGCAGTGGCAGCAAAGCCATTTTTAGGAGAATTAGGATTTTTATTAATATCTATTGGGGCAATATTTTCAATTTCATCTGCAATGAATGCAACAATATATGGAGGAGCTAATGTAGCATATTCCTTAGCAAAAAATGGAGAACTTCCAGAATATTTTGAGAGAAAGGTGTGGTTTAACTCCACAGAGGGGCTTTATATTACTTCAGCCTTAGGATTATTGTTTGCATTATTGTTTAATATGGAAGGTGTAGCTTCAATAATTAGTGCCATATTTATAATAATTTATCTCTTTGTTATAATTTCCCATTATATTCTTATTGATAAAGTAGGAGGTAGAAAAGAGATAGTTATTTTTAGTTTTATTGTGGTTTTAAGTGTTTTTTTAATTTTATTATATTATCAATGGATAAATAATAAATTTGCATTTTATGGTATAATAGTAACCCTTATGGGATCATTAATTTTTGAAATAATTTATAGAAAAATGACTAACAGATCATTCTTTAATATGAAAATAACTTCCAAAATATAA
- a CDS encoding Trm112 family protein produces MNWIEKYIEIFQCPYCKGDIYLNKDKLICKKCKRVYEIIEGIPVLLRY; encoded by the coding sequence ATGAATTGGATTGAAAAATATATAGAAATATTTCAATGTCCTTATTGTAAGGGAGATATATATTTGAATAAAGATAAATTAATATGTAAAAAGTGTAAGAGAGTTTATGAAATAATTGAAGGAATTCCAGTATTATTAAGATATTAA
- the thpR gene encoding RNA 2',3'-cyclic phosphodiesterase, with protein sequence MRLFIAIDIPEELKEKISNFQKQIKMKGIKLVEKENLHITVKFLGEVDENLLNEILNLDLSIKPVKIKLNQLNVFPNMNYIRVIWIGAYGDNLIKIFEDVDKKLANLGFKKEREYVPHLTIGRVKFIENKKQLKDKIEKFKDIDFGEFEAKKLKLYKSTLTPNGPIYEVIKEW encoded by the coding sequence ATGAGATTGTTTATAGCAATAGATATTCCAGAGGAGTTAAAAGAAAAAATTAGCAATTTCCAAAAACAGATAAAAATGAAAGGAATAAAATTAGTTGAAAAAGAAAATTTACATATAACAGTAAAATTCTTAGGAGAAGTTGATGAAAATCTACTGAATGAAATATTAAATTTAGATTTATCAATCAAACCTGTAAAAATAAAATTAAATCAACTTAATGTCTTTCCAAATATGAATTATATAAGAGTTATATGGATTGGGGCTTATGGAGATAATCTTATAAAAATCTTTGAAGATGTTGATAAAAAACTGGCGAACTTGGGATTTAAAAAAGAGAGGGAATATGTTCCCCATTTAACAATTGGTAGAGTTAAATTTATTGAAAATAAGAAACAACTAAAAGATAAAATTGAGAAATTCAAAGATATTGATTTTGGTGAATTTGAGGCTAAAAAATTAAAGTTGTATAAATCAACTTTGACACCAAATGGACCAATATATGAAGTCATTAAAGAGTGGTAG
- a CDS encoding RNA-binding domain-containing protein — translation MDVIIKAKVKPTEDKYKVKKAILNIFPKAKLNFVKGEDEFGKWEGVTKNVEKFKEILRRQAILDTARMVLEKGIMESSTKFYLNKQAAYVGAVNFDIDTHGGIFVKIVADKNEDIIKIIKDIAPRTKGGVIINEDELETVKETNNTETEFKKSE, via the coding sequence ATGGATGTTATAATTAAAGCAAAGGTAAAGCCAACTGAGGATAAATATAAAGTTAAAAAGGCAATATTAAACATATTTCCAAAGGCAAAACTTAATTTTGTTAAAGGAGAGGATGAATTTGGTAAGTGGGAAGGAGTTACTAAGAATGTAGAGAAATTTAAAGAAATTTTGAGACGGCAGGCAATTTTAGACACTGCAAGAATGGTTTTAGAAAAAGGAATTATGGAAAGTTCAACTAAATTTTACTTAAATAAGCAAGCTGCCTATGTAGGGGCGGTAAATTTTGACATAGATACACATGGAGGAATTTTTGTAAAAATAGTTGCTGATAAAAATGAAGATATTATAAAAATTATAAAAGACATTGCTCCAAGAACAAAAGGAGGAGTTATAATTAATGAGGATGAATTAGAAACTGTAAAAGAAACTAATAATACAGAAACTGAATTTAAAAAGAGTGAATAA
- the tfrA gene encoding fumarate reductase (CoM/CoB) subunit TfrA encodes MKTDILIIGGGGSAVRAAIECRNKDVIIAVKGLFGKSGCTVMAEGGYNAVFNPKDSFKKHFYDTVKGGGFINNPKLVEILVKNAPKELLNLEKFGCLFDRDENGFIAQRPFGGQSFNRTCYCGDRTGHEIMRGLMEYISKFERIKILEDVMAIKLIVNNNRCYGAIFLDLKTGDIFPIFAKATILATGGAGQLYPVTSNPIQKVGDGFAIAYNEGAELIDMEMVQFHPTGIVGSGILVTEAVRGEGGILYNKNKERFMARYDKERMELSTRDIVARAIYKEIQEGRGVNGGVYLDVSHLPNEVIEKKLETMLKQFLKIGIDIRKEPMIVSPTAHHFMGGLRINEKCETNIEGLFACGEVTGGIHGANRLGGNALADTQVFGSIAGKSAKEFVENCEFEYINVEDLIKEFKEEVNDLEGNLNLYNLIKDLKKVMWDYVSIVRCEEGLKKGLKKIEEIEKNIKYVKVSGIIDMQKYFELKNMITVAKLVTKSALYREESRGAHYREDYPESKEEWRGNIIIKDNKIWFEKVDYDVDEYLKRI; translated from the coding sequence ATGAAAACTGATATTCTAATTATAGGTGGAGGAGGTTCAGCAGTTAGAGCGGCAATAGAATGTAGAAATAAAGATGTTATAATAGCAGTAAAAGGATTATTTGGAAAAAGTGGATGCACAGTAATGGCTGAAGGAGGTTATAATGCAGTATTTAATCCAAAGGATAGTTTTAAAAAGCATTTTTATGATACAGTAAAAGGTGGAGGATTTATAAATAACCCTAAATTAGTGGAAATATTAGTAAAAAATGCTCCTAAGGAACTTTTAAACTTAGAAAAGTTCGGCTGTCTATTTGATAGGGATGAAAATGGTTTTATAGCTCAGAGACCTTTTGGAGGGCAGAGTTTTAATAGAACATGTTACTGTGGAGATAGAACTGGACATGAAATAATGAGAGGTTTGATGGAATATATATCAAAATTTGAAAGGATTAAAATCTTAGAAGATGTTATGGCAATAAAGTTAATTGTAAATAATAATAGATGCTATGGAGCTATTTTTTTAGATTTGAAAACTGGAGATATATTTCCAATATTTGCAAAGGCAACAATATTGGCAACTGGAGGAGCTGGACAACTCTATCCTGTAACATCAAATCCTATTCAAAAGGTTGGAGATGGATTTGCTATAGCATATAATGAAGGAGCTGAACTTATAGATATGGAAATGGTTCAATTTCATCCAACTGGCATAGTGGGTTCAGGAATCTTAGTTACAGAGGCTGTGAGAGGAGAGGGAGGAATACTATATAACAAAAATAAAGAAAGATTTATGGCAAGATACGACAAGGAAAGAATGGAGTTATCCACAAGGGATATAGTTGCAAGAGCTATTTATAAAGAGATTCAAGAAGGTAGAGGAGTTAATGGAGGAGTTTATTTGGATGTATCCCACTTACCTAACGAAGTTATTGAGAAAAAATTAGAGACAATGCTTAAACAATTTTTAAAGATTGGAATTGATATTAGAAAGGAGCCAATGATTGTCTCTCCAACCGCTCATCATTTTATGGGAGGTTTGAGAATTAATGAAAAATGTGAAACTAATATAGAGGGATTGTTTGCTTGTGGAGAAGTTACTGGTGGAATTCATGGGGCTAATAGATTAGGAGGAAATGCCTTGGCAGATACTCAAGTTTTTGGTTCTATCGCTGGAAAATCAGCAAAGGAATTCGTTGAAAATTGTGAATTTGAATATATTAATGTAGAGGATTTAATTAAAGAATTTAAAGAAGAAGTAAATGACTTAGAAGGAAATTTAAATCTTTACAATTTAATTAAAGATTTAAAAAAAGTAATGTGGGATTATGTATCTATTGTTAGATGTGAAGAAGGTTTAAAAAAAGGTCTAAAAAAAATTGAAGAAATTGAAAAAAATATAAAATATGTTAAAGTTAGTGGAATAATTGACATGCAAAAATATTTTGAATTAAAAAATATGATTACCGTTGCTAAATTAGTTACAAAATCAGCCTTGTATAGAGAGGAAAGTAGAGGAGCACATTATAGAGAAGATTATCCAGAAAGTAAAGAAGAATGGAGAGGAAATATAATTATAAAAGATAATAAAATATGGTTTGAAAAGGTAGATTATGATGTTGATGAATATTTAAAGAGAATTTAA
- a CDS encoding 7-cyano-7-deazaguanine synthase — protein sequence MEIEKIIEEKINKKLIELRLKNSLEILEKLNLNNNVKYALKNMLLRRLNGEKDFYKISIEEEKKPKSVIAFSGGVDSTTSLIIAKQIFNVKAVSCYSKYIITDDMKKNIKSLAKHLKVDLEFIDIDLEDVYKKVVEGRFHPCGRCHKIIEESVLNYAKKVKVEFVIFGDLLAFGYLSLYKIDNNIFRFNLPSFFALTKDEEREILKNNKIFIKSSYGCPLLKVYHKYNRGYKFSIQRILREVRGRVISEEEGFKNIVELIENLED from the coding sequence ATGGAAATAGAAAAAATTATTGAAGAAAAAATAAATAAAAAATTGATTGAATTAAGATTAAAAAATTCTTTGGAAATTTTAGAAAAATTAAATTTAAATAATAATGTAAAATATGCTTTAAAAAATATGCTTTTAAGGAGATTAAATGGAGAAAAGGATTTTTATAAAATCTCTATTGAGGAAGAGAAAAAACCAAAATCTGTAATTGCATTCAGTGGTGGAGTTGATAGCACAACATCCTTAATAATTGCCAAACAAATATTTAATGTAAAGGCTGTTTCTTGCTATTCAAAATATATAATAACTGATGATATGAAAAAAAATATTAAAAGTTTGGCTAAACATTTAAAGGTAGATTTGGAATTTATAGACATTGATTTAGAAGATGTTTATAAAAAGGTTGTTGAGGGGAGATTTCATCCCTGCGGTAGATGTCACAAAATCATTGAAGAATCTGTTTTAAATTATGCAAAGAAAGTTAAGGTAGAATTTGTTATATTTGGAGATTTATTAGCGTTTGGATATCTATCACTATATAAGATAGACAATAATATTTTTAGGTTTAATTTACCTTCTTTTTTTGCTCTAACTAAGGATGAAGAAAGAGAGATATTAAAAAATAATAAAATTTTTATAAAATCATCTTATGGTTGCCCTTTGCTAAAAGTTTATCATAAATACAATAGAGGATATAAATTTTCAATCCAAAGAATATTGAGAGAAGTCAGAGGGAGAGTTATTAGTGAAGAGGAAGGATTTAAAAATATAGTTGAACTTATTGAAAATTTAGAGGATTAA